One Gottschalkia purinilytica DNA segment encodes these proteins:
- the atpE gene encoding ATP synthase F0 subunit C has protein sequence MIQGISNEAFILGCSAIGAGLALMAGIGPGIGQGYAAGKAAEAVGRQPEAQGDIIKTMILGQAVAESTGIYGLVVGIILLFVRPLLGAL, from the coding sequence ATGATTCAAGGAATTTCAAACGAAGCTTTCATATTAGGATGTTCTGCAATAGGTGCAGGTTTAGCACTAATGGCAGGTATAGGACCTGGAATAGGACAGGGATATGCTGCTGGTAAAGCTGCAGAAGCTGTTGGTAGACAACCAGAAGCTCAAGGGGATATTATCAAAACAATGATCCTTGGTCAAGCAGTTGCAGAGTCAACAGGTATATATGGACTAGTTGTAGGTATCATATTATTATTCGTAAGACCACTATTAGGAGCTTTATAG
- the atpA gene encoding F0F1 ATP synthase subunit alpha gives MNLRPEEISSIIKEQIKKYDKKLDVVDVGSVIQVGDGIARIHGLENCMAGELLEFPGEVYGMALNLEEDNVGCVLLGSDDNIKEGDTVKRTGRIVEVPVGESLIGRVVNSLGQPIDGKGPISSEKYRPIEATASGVIARKSVSEPLQTGMKSIDSMFPIGRGQRELIIGDRQTGKTALAVDTIINQKGQDIICIYVAIGQKRSTVAQIVNTLEEKGAMDYSIVVSATASELAPLQYIAPYAGVAIGEEFMYNGKDVLIIYDDLSKHAVAYRAMSLLLRRPPGREAYPGDVFYLHSRLLERSARVNEDYGGGSITALPIIETLAGDISAYIPTNVISITDGQIFLESELFAAGQRPAVNTGLSVSRVGGAAQIKAMKKVSGGLKLELAQYTELAAFAQFGSELDPETQERLSQGERMMEILKQPQYSPMSVEKQVMIIYAVTNKYLSDISIERISQFESEFLNFMETNYPQVGKAILETGDLSKETESELKKGIEEFKKSFA, from the coding sequence ATGAATCTAAGACCTGAAGAAATAAGTTCAATTATAAAAGAACAGATTAAAAAATATGATAAAAAGCTAGATGTTGTTGATGTAGGATCTGTTATCCAAGTTGGTGACGGTATAGCGAGAATTCATGGCTTAGAAAATTGTATGGCAGGTGAGCTTTTAGAGTTCCCTGGTGAAGTATATGGTATGGCCCTTAACCTCGAAGAAGACAATGTAGGTTGTGTTCTTTTAGGTTCAGATGATAACATCAAAGAAGGGGATACAGTAAAAAGAACTGGTAGAATAGTTGAAGTACCTGTAGGAGAAAGCCTTATAGGTAGAGTTGTAAACTCTCTAGGTCAACCTATAGATGGTAAAGGACCTATCTCTAGTGAAAAATATAGACCAATAGAAGCAACTGCTTCTGGGGTTATAGCAAGAAAATCGGTATCAGAGCCTTTACAAACAGGTATGAAATCTATAGACTCTATGTTCCCAATAGGAAGAGGACAAAGGGAGCTTATAATAGGTGATAGACAAACTGGTAAAACAGCTTTGGCTGTAGATACTATCATAAATCAAAAAGGTCAAGACATTATATGTATTTATGTTGCTATAGGACAAAAAAGATCTACGGTAGCTCAAATAGTTAATACTCTAGAAGAAAAAGGAGCTATGGACTATAGTATAGTTGTGTCAGCTACAGCTAGTGAGCTTGCTCCATTACAATATATAGCACCATATGCAGGGGTAGCTATTGGTGAAGAATTCATGTATAACGGAAAAGATGTACTTATAATATATGATGATTTATCAAAACATGCCGTTGCTTATCGTGCAATGTCATTATTACTTCGTCGTCCACCAGGACGTGAGGCTTATCCTGGGGATGTATTCTATTTACACTCAAGACTATTAGAGAGATCAGCTAGAGTAAACGAAGATTATGGTGGAGGATCTATAACTGCACTTCCAATTATAGAGACTCTAGCTGGAGATATTTCAGCATATATACCAACAAACGTTATATCTATTACGGATGGACAAATATTCTTAGAATCAGAACTATTCGCTGCTGGACAAAGACCTGCTGTTAATACTGGACTTTCAGTATCTCGTGTTGGTGGTGCTGCCCAAATTAAAGCTATGAAGAAAGTTTCTGGTGGTTTGAAGCTTGAATTAGCTCAATATACAGAATTAGCTGCATTTGCTCAATTTGGATCAGAACTTGACCCAGAAACACAAGAAAGACTTTCTCAAGGAGAAAGAATGATGGAAATCCTTAAGCAACCACAGTACAGCCCAATGTCTGTAGAAAAACAAGTTATGATAATATATGCTGTTACTAATAAATATTTATCAGATATATCTATTGAAAGAATATCTCAATTTGAGTCTGAGTTCTTAAACTTTATGGAAACTAATTACCCACAAGTGGGCAAGGCTATATTAGAGACCGGTGATCTTTCAAAAGAAACTGAAAGTGAGCTTAAGAAAGGTATAGAAGAATTTAAGAAAAGCTTTGCTTAA
- a CDS encoding F0F1 ATP synthase subunit delta, with protein sequence MAKLIAKRYAEALFEVGFELDKLEQFKDEIKSISSVFESEPKLNNIFTHPRLSKSEKKDILSSLFQGKVSNEVLNLCYITVDKGRERYLKDISEEYKKISNIAQGIVEAKAITAIPMDDKEVITLQNKLSSQLGKKVILSNIVDKSIVGGVLVKLGNKVIDGSIKGRLEQIQRDLNNIRVTQE encoded by the coding sequence ATGGCAAAATTAATAGCTAAGAGATATGCCGAAGCACTCTTTGAAGTTGGGTTTGAGTTAGATAAATTAGAACAATTTAAAGATGAAATAAAGTCGATATCAAGTGTTTTTGAAAGTGAACCTAAATTGAATAATATTTTTACTCATCCTAGACTTTCAAAAAGTGAAAAGAAGGATATATTAAGTTCTTTATTCCAAGGTAAAGTTTCTAATGAGGTTTTAAATCTTTGCTATATAACAGTAGATAAAGGAAGAGAACGATATCTTAAGGATATAAGTGAAGAGTACAAAAAAATTTCCAATATAGCACAAGGTATAGTTGAAGCAAAGGCTATCACGGCTATACCTATGGATGATAAAGAAGTTATTACTCTACAGAACAAACTATCTAGTCAACTAGGTAAGAAAGTTATTCTTTCAAATATTGTTGATAAAAGCATAGTAGGTGGAGTACTTGTCAAATTAGGAAATAAGGTTATTGATGGAAGTATCAAAGGTAGATTAGAACAAATCCAAAGAGACCTTAACAATATAAGAGTAACTCAAGAATAG
- the atpD gene encoding F0F1 ATP synthase subunit beta yields the protein MAKENIGKLVQIIGPVLDIRFSEENLPKLLNAIEITNNGEKVVAEVSQHVGDDTVRCIAMSSTDGLVRGMEAVDTGEPIKVPVGDKTLGRLFNVLGEAIDNQEDPKVEMKLPIHRQAPSFEEQETATEIFETGIKVIDLIAPYAKGGKIGLFGGAGVGKTVLIQELINNIAKEHGGLSVFTGVGERTREGNDLYYEMKDSGVIDKTALVFGQMNEPPGARMRVALTGLTMAEHFRDNEGQDVLLFIDNIFRFTQAGSEVSALLGRMPSAVGYQPTLATEMGQLQERITSTKKGSITSVQAVYVPADDLTDPAPATTFTHLDATTVLSRQISALGIYPAVDPLDSTSRILDPIVVGEEHYKVARDVQEILQRYKELQDIIAILGMDELSEEDKITVARARRIQRFLSQPFHVAEEFTGMTGAYVPLKETIRGFKEILEGKHDDLPESAFLFVGTIDEAVEKAKNMK from the coding sequence ATGGCTAAAGAAAACATAGGTAAACTAGTTCAAATAATCGGACCTGTGTTAGATATAAGATTTAGCGAAGAAAATCTACCAAAGCTTTTAAATGCTATTGAAATTACAAACAATGGCGAAAAAGTTGTAGCTGAAGTATCTCAGCACGTTGGAGATGATACAGTAAGATGTATTGCCATGTCTTCAACTGATGGACTAGTAAGAGGGATGGAAGCTGTAGATACAGGAGAACCTATAAAGGTACCAGTTGGAGATAAAACATTAGGAAGATTATTTAATGTACTTGGAGAGGCTATAGATAATCAAGAAGATCCTAAAGTAGAAATGAAGTTACCAATTCATAGACAAGCACCTTCATTTGAAGAACAGGAAACAGCTACAGAAATATTTGAAACAGGTATAAAGGTTATAGACTTAATAGCACCTTATGCAAAAGGTGGTAAGATAGGTCTATTTGGTGGTGCAGGAGTTGGAAAAACAGTTCTTATCCAAGAGCTTATAAATAATATAGCAAAAGAACATGGTGGATTATCAGTGTTTACAGGAGTTGGAGAGAGAACAAGAGAAGGTAATGACCTTTATTATGAAATGAAGGATTCAGGAGTTATAGATAAAACTGCACTAGTATTTGGTCAGATGAATGAGCCACCTGGAGCCAGAATGAGAGTTGCATTAACTGGTCTTACAATGGCGGAACACTTTAGAGATAATGAAGGACAAGACGTACTTCTATTTATAGACAATATATTCAGATTCACTCAAGCAGGTTCAGAGGTTTCTGCCCTACTTGGACGTATGCCTAGTGCGGTTGGTTATCAACCTACACTAGCTACAGAGATGGGACAGTTACAAGAGAGAATAACGTCAACTAAAAAAGGTTCTATAACATCGGTTCAGGCTGTTTATGTTCCTGCTGATGACTTAACTGACCCAGCACCTGCAACGACATTTACACACTTGGATGCTACTACAGTTCTTTCACGTCAAATATCTGCATTAGGTATTTATCCTGCTGTTGACCCACTAGATTCTACATCAAGAATCCTAGACCCAATAGTAGTAGGTGAAGAACATTACAAAGTAGCTCGTGATGTTCAAGAAATACTTCAAAGATATAAAGAATTACAAGATATTATAGCTATACTAGGTATGGATGAGCTATCAGAAGAAGATAAGATAACAGTTGCTCGTGCAAGAAGAATACAACGTTTCTTATCTCAACCATTCCACGTAGCAGAAGAGTTTACAGGTATGACTGGAGCTTACGTTCCACTTAAAGAAACTATAAGAGGATTTAAAGAAATTCTTGAGGGTAAACATGACGATTTACCAGAATCAGCGTTTCTATTTGTTGGAACAATAGATGAAGCAGTAGAAAAAGCTAAGAATATGAAGTAG
- a CDS encoding F0F1 ATP synthase subunit B codes for MDIQVNILPDMLNFGLQLAATLVLFLVLRHFLFDPVKKHLEARGENIQKDLDEAKAEREQAISLKKEYELNIENAKSEGRDIVEAAKKRGDQLRDEIILEARKEAENMAAKAKNDIQREKEKALDDLKSEVATIAMLAASKVVEKNLDNNAHKDMINKFIDEVGEVKWQN; via the coding sequence GTGGATATTCAAGTAAATATATTACCTGATATGCTGAACTTTGGTTTGCAACTTGCTGCTACACTAGTTTTGTTTTTAGTTTTAAGACATTTTCTGTTTGATCCTGTAAAAAAACATTTAGAGGCTAGAGGAGAAAATATTCAAAAAGATTTAGACGAGGCTAAGGCTGAAAGAGAACAAGCTATTAGTCTTAAAAAAGAATATGAACTTAATATAGAGAATGCTAAAAGCGAAGGAAGAGATATAGTAGAGGCAGCTAAGAAAAGAGGAGATCAGCTAAGAGATGAAATAATTCTAGAAGCTAGAAAAGAAGCTGAAAATATGGCGGCTAAGGCTAAAAATGATATTCAAAGAGAAAAAGAAAAAGCTCTTGATGATTTAAAATCAGAGGTAGCCACTATAGCTATGTTAGCAGCTTCAAAAGTAGTAGAAAAGAATTTAGATAATAATGCCCACAAAGACATGATAAATAAGTTTATCGATGAGGTAGGGGAAGTAAAATGGCAAAATTAA
- a CDS encoding deoxycytidylate deaminase, translating to MRPTWDEYFMEIVHVVKKRSTCLRRQVGAVIVKENRILSTGYNGAPTGIRHSSETGCLRDKLKVPSGQRHELCRGLHAEQNAIVHAAKCGVNIDGSTIYVTTQPCIVCTKMIINAGITKVIYEEDYPDEMAKEFLEEAGIQLVKFNWKK from the coding sequence ATGAGACCAACTTGGGATGAATACTTTATGGAAATAGTTCATGTTGTAAAAAAAAGATCAACCTGTTTAAGAAGACAGGTAGGAGCTGTCATTGTAAAAGAAAATAGAATACTTTCTACAGGATATAATGGAGCTCCTACAGGAATAAGACATAGTTCAGAGACTGGATGTTTAAGGGACAAGCTAAAAGTTCCTTCAGGTCAGAGGCATGAATTATGTAGAGGACTTCATGCAGAGCAAAATGCAATAGTTCATGCAGCAAAGTGTGGTGTAAATATAGATGGATCAACTATATATGTTACTACTCAACCATGTATAGTTTGTACAAAGATGATAATAAATGCTGGAATTACTAAAGTAATATATGAAGAAGACTATCCAGATGAAATGGCAAAAGAATTTTTAGAAGAAGCTGGAATACAATTGGTGAAATTTAACTGGAAAAAATAA
- a CDS encoding F0F1 ATP synthase subunit epsilon has product MSQFTLEIVTPDRKFFEEEVTMVVARGVEGDIAILKNHIPIVTPLDIGIVKIKNGNEEKKAAIAGGYMEVTKEKTTIVTDSAEWPEEIDVERAKRAKERAENRLNKDKSEIDVARAELALKKALNRIGIAEYSKK; this is encoded by the coding sequence ATGTCACAATTTACACTGGAAATAGTAACACCAGATCGTAAATTTTTTGAAGAAGAAGTGACAATGGTAGTGGCTAGAGGAGTAGAAGGAGATATTGCTATACTTAAAAATCATATACCTATAGTAACTCCTTTAGATATAGGTATAGTGAAAATCAAAAATGGTAATGAAGAGAAAAAAGCTGCTATTGCAGGGGGATATATGGAAGTTACTAAAGAAAAAACAACTATAGTAACAGACTCTGCAGAATGGCCTGAAGAGATAGATGTAGAAAGAGCAAAAAGAGCAAAAGAAAGAGCAGAAAATAGACTAAATAAAGATAAATCAGAAATAGATGTTGCAAGAGCTGAATTGGCTCTTAAGAAAGCATTAAATAGAATAGGTATAGCAGAATATAGTAAAAAATAA
- the wecB gene encoding non-hydrolyzing UDP-N-acetylglucosamine 2-epimerase, translating to MKVLTVFGTRPEAIKMAPVVKRLNENENIEHKLCVTAQHREMLDQVLDVFKISPDYDLNIFKSGQTLSDITTKSLQGLENVIKDFKPDILLVQGDTTTVFAGALAGFYNGVKIGHIEAGLRSGDLYSPYPEEANRKLTGILTSFHFAPTEQSRENLIKEGYDDRKIYITGNTAIDALLEVVTDDYKFENELLNNLDYDGKKIILVTSHRRENIGKPMENIFSAIKEIVEKNSDVEVVFPIHLNPKVREIANNILKGNDRIHLIDPLDYLPFANLQKRCYFIVTDSGGIQEEAPTLGKPVLVVRKETERPEGIEAGTAKLLGLEKENIFKEIDLLINDKDEYNKMANAVNPYGDGTAAQKIVNIIVESSK from the coding sequence ATAAAAGTGTTAACAGTATTTGGGACTAGGCCCGAAGCTATAAAAATGGCACCTGTTGTAAAAAGGCTTAATGAAAATGAAAATATAGAACATAAGTTATGTGTTACTGCTCAACATAGGGAAATGTTAGACCAAGTACTAGATGTATTTAAAATATCGCCAGACTATGATCTTAATATATTTAAATCAGGACAAACATTATCAGATATCACTACAAAATCACTTCAAGGGCTCGAAAATGTAATAAAGGATTTTAAACCAGATATCCTATTAGTTCAAGGTGATACAACTACAGTATTTGCAGGAGCATTAGCTGGTTTCTATAATGGTGTAAAGATCGGACATATAGAAGCGGGACTAAGAAGTGGAGATCTATATTCTCCTTATCCTGAAGAAGCAAATAGAAAACTTACAGGAATATTAACTAGTTTTCATTTTGCACCTACAGAACAAAGTAGGGAGAACTTAATAAAAGAAGGATATGATGATAGAAAAATATATATTACGGGAAACACTGCTATAGATGCTCTTTTAGAAGTTGTGACAGATGATTATAAGTTTGAAAATGAACTTTTAAATAATCTTGATTATGATGGTAAGAAAATTATATTAGTAACTTCTCATAGAAGAGAAAATATAGGAAAACCTATGGAAAATATATTTAGTGCAATAAAGGAAATAGTTGAAAAAAATAGTGATGTTGAAGTTGTATTTCCTATTCATCTCAATCCTAAGGTTAGAGAAATAGCTAATAATATATTAAAAGGAAATGACAGAATACATTTAATAGACCCACTTGATTATCTTCCTTTTGCTAATCTGCAAAAAAGATGTTATTTTATAGTTACTGATTCTGGAGGTATACAAGAAGAAGCACCTACGCTTGGAAAGCCTGTTTTAGTTGTAAGAAAAGAAACGGAAAGACCAGAAGGTATAGAGGCAGGAACAGCTAAGCTTTTAGGTCTAGAAAAAGAAAATATATTTAAGGAAATAGACCTACTTATAAATGATAAGGATGAATACAACAAAATGGCAAATGCGGTAAATCCTTATGGAGATGGTACAGCCGCCCAAAAGATAGTGAATATTATTGTTGAAAGCTCAAAATAA
- the atpB gene encoding F0F1 ATP synthase subunit A: MGIKFMAFGRELFIHDTVINSWIIVIALSIFALVVNSKVKKAKVDEKPKGLLNVVEIFVGLVQSLVKSTMGTGPTRDRLMPYIGTLLLYIACANLSGLLGVSPPTSDYNVTLALAIITFTLTQYYGIKTNGIGGYIKGYFDPNPVMLPLNIVGELSNPISLSFRLFGNILSGGIIMSLVYEALRYISPLITPALHAYFDIFSGLVQTFIFAMLTMVFVGGNLPDEEGI, translated from the coding sequence ATGGGTATTAAATTCATGGCTTTTGGAAGAGAATTATTTATTCATGACACAGTAATAAATTCTTGGATCATAGTAATAGCTCTTTCAATATTCGCATTAGTTGTGAATAGTAAAGTCAAAAAAGCTAAAGTTGATGAAAAACCAAAAGGTTTGTTGAATGTAGTTGAAATATTTGTCGGATTAGTTCAGTCTTTAGTTAAGAGTACTATGGGAACAGGTCCAACTAGAGATAGACTTATGCCTTATATAGGTACTTTACTACTATATATTGCATGTGCTAACTTATCAGGCCTACTAGGAGTATCACCACCTACGTCAGACTACAATGTAACTTTAGCATTAGCTATAATTACATTTACTCTTACTCAATACTATGGAATTAAGACTAATGGTATAGGAGGATATATAAAAGGGTATTTTGATCCAAATCCAGTGATGTTACCACTTAATATAGTAGGTGAGTTATCAAATCCTATTTCTCTATCATTCCGTTTATTTGGAAATATTTTAAGTGGGGGTATCATAATGAGCTTAGTATATGAAGCTCTAAGATATATATCACCTCTTATTACACCAGCACTCCATGCTTACTTCGATATTTTCTCAGGACTTGTACAAACATTTATATTTGCAATGTTAACTATGGTATTTGTTGGAGGCAACTTACCAGATGAAGAAGGCATTTAA
- the atpG gene encoding ATP synthase F1 subunit gamma — MAQAMGDIKRRMRSINNTKQITKAMHLVSSAKLRKAREKAETTRPYYETVISSVQRVLANAKGVRHPFLEKREVKKTAYIVITADRGLAAGYNGNIIKLAESQMKDKSSSSIIAIGLKGREYFKKRGYEIAGEFVGMTEKPEFSHARNAGNIALNLYEKGEVDEVILLYTKFKSAISQEPTAIKLLPAEIEDSKNDDNSAKTLTEYEPSPEEVLEYLIPKYIQSAIYGGLVEASASQQGARMTAMESATDNAEEIIEGLELTYNRARQASITQEISEIVGGAEALK, encoded by the coding sequence ATGGCTCAAGCAATGGGAGATATTAAAAGAAGGATGCGAAGTATAAATAATACTAAGCAAATAACCAAAGCTATGCATCTTGTTTCCTCAGCAAAACTTAGAAAAGCTAGAGAGAAAGCTGAAACAACAAGACCATACTATGAAACTGTAATATCAAGTGTTCAAAGAGTATTAGCAAATGCTAAGGGAGTAAGACATCCTTTTTTAGAAAAACGTGAAGTTAAGAAGACTGCATATATAGTTATAACTGCTGATAGAGGACTTGCAGCAGGATATAACGGAAATATTATAAAACTTGCAGAGTCCCAGATGAAAGATAAAAGCTCATCTTCTATAATAGCTATAGGCTTAAAAGGTAGAGAGTATTTCAAAAAAAGAGGATACGAAATAGCTGGAGAATTTGTAGGTATGACAGAAAAACCTGAATTTTCTCATGCAAGAAATGCAGGAAACATAGCACTAAACTTATATGAGAAGGGAGAAGTAGATGAAGTAATACTTCTTTATACTAAGTTTAAAAGTGCAATATCTCAAGAGCCTACAGCTATAAAGCTTCTTCCAGCTGAAATAGAAGATAGTAAAAATGATGATAATAGTGCTAAAACACTAACAGAATATGAACCATCACCAGAAGAGGTTTTAGAATATTTAATACCAAAATATATACAAAGTGCAATATATGGAGGACTAGTAGAAGCTTCAGCCAGTCAACAAGGAGCTAGAATGACTGCTATGGAATCAGCTACAGATAATGCTGAAGAAATTATAGAAGGACTAGAACTAACATACAATAGAGCTCGTCAAGCTTCTATTACTCAAGAAATCTCAGAAATAGTAGGTGGAGCGGAAGCACTTAAATAG
- a CDS encoding copper amine oxidase N-terminal domain-containing protein, with protein sequence MKLKRTVTGLLSVIILSLSAATSFAVDIQNLKDTNYIKEMKESMPISTSLDVVKQSETGSVTGKVTKITDFKGVKGSKYVLLENEGEVVANLIVSNDTYVVNNDEVAVGSVITAFYDKNRPMIMIYPPQYETEAIVVNSEDKNVKVDTFDKDLISSDNSLKLNISDDTDIISQDEKRFDGELANRKLVVIYDKTTRSIPAQTTPDKIVVLFEKAVSPIHNLTKEEMEKLNINVLNVDIIVNDKKIEAPAAYKNKDGNVMVPLRAIAEALNVDVSWNNELHSVMLGKGISLKIGEDNYTYMKTAPIQLGIAPELVMRTTFVPLNFFEKVMRMNNVQVLESQIIIDNGETIK encoded by the coding sequence ATGAAACTAAAAAGAACTGTTACAGGATTACTTTCAGTTATAATTTTATCACTTTCGGCGGCTACATCTTTTGCAGTTGATATACAAAATTTAAAAGATACTAATTATATTAAAGAGATGAAAGAATCTATGCCTATTAGTACTAGCTTGGATGTAGTAAAACAGTCTGAAACTGGTTCTGTTACTGGAAAAGTAACAAAGATAACAGACTTTAAAGGTGTGAAAGGATCAAAATACGTTTTATTAGAAAATGAAGGTGAAGTAGTAGCAAATCTTATAGTATCTAATGATACATATGTTGTGAACAATGATGAAGTTGCTGTAGGATCTGTAATCACTGCATTTTATGATAAAAATAGACCAATGATTATGATTTATCCACCACAATATGAAACGGAAGCCATTGTTGTTAATAGTGAAGATAAAAATGTTAAAGTAGATACTTTCGATAAAGATTTAATTAGTTCAGATAATTCTTTGAAATTAAATATTTCTGATGATACAGATATTATTTCACAAGATGAAAAACGTTTTGATGGAGAACTAGCTAATAGAAAGCTTGTAGTAATTTATGATAAAACTACAAGAAGTATACCTGCACAAACAACTCCAGATAAGATAGTTGTATTATTTGAAAAAGCAGTATCTCCAATTCATAATTTAACAAAAGAAGAAATGGAAAAATTAAATATTAATGTTTTAAATGTGGACATAATTGTTAATGACAAGAAAATAGAAGCTCCAGCAGCTTATAAAAATAAAGATGGAAATGTAATGGTTCCTCTTCGTGCAATTGCTGAAGCTTTAAATGTAGATGTTAGCTGGAATAATGAACTACATAGTGTTATGCTAGGTAAAGGCATTTCTCTGAAAATAGGTGAAGATAACTATACCTATATGAAAACAGCCCCTATTCAATTAGGGATTGCTCCAGAGTTAGTCATGAGAACAACTTTTGTTCCACTAAACTTTTTTGAGAAAGTAATGCGCATGAATAATGTTCAGGT
- a CDS encoding glycosyltransferase family 4 protein has translation MSKYYIAFFLPLILSFSFTPLAKKIAYKVGAIDVPKDERRVHKVPIPRLGGIAIYLATIISMIALLNLDRSVISILIGGSIIAITGIVDDIKPMSAKLKLVLQVVAAAVLILGDVKIEAITNPFDKQHGLLHLGSFAIPITIFWVVGITNTLNLIDGLDGLSAGVSAIAALSFLFITYGSVTGEASIIIMSAIIAGAAFGFLPFNFNPAKIFMGDTGALFLGYMLSVIAIEGAMKSVATIAIVTPILALGLPIFDTTFAILRRLIDKKPIMEADRGHLHHRLLDKGLSQRQTVLVLYIISVILGASAIVIAKVNPGSGILIISFLAVLAIISMTRFGIVNSRKNHRSK, from the coding sequence ATGTCAAAATACTATATAGCTTTTTTCTTACCACTTATTCTATCTTTTTCATTTACTCCATTAGCTAAGAAAATTGCTTATAAAGTAGGAGCGATAGATGTTCCCAAAGATGAAAGAAGGGTTCATAAGGTTCCTATTCCAAGACTTGGTGGAATAGCCATATATCTGGCTACTATCATTTCAATGATAGCTCTACTAAATCTTGATAGATCGGTTATTTCTATACTTATCGGAGGAAGTATAATAGCAATTACTGGTATTGTAGATGATATAAAGCCTATGTCTGCAAAGCTAAAGCTTGTTTTACAAGTGGTAGCAGCAGCTGTACTTATACTGGGAGATGTAAAAATAGAAGCGATTACAAATCCTTTCGACAAACAGCATGGTCTTTTACATTTAGGATCATTTGCTATTCCTATAACTATATTTTGGGTTGTAGGTATAACTAATACATTAAATTTAATAGATGGACTAGATGGACTCTCAGCAGGAGTTAGTGCTATTGCAGCATTATCTTTTTTATTTATAACTTATGGAAGTGTAACTGGAGAAGCTAGTATTATTATAATGTCAGCAATAATAGCAGGAGCTGCATTTGGATTTTTACCTTTTAATTTTAATCCTGCCAAAATATTTATGGGTGATACAGGAGCGCTATTTTTAGGGTATATGCTTTCTGTTATAGCTATTGAAGGAGCTATGAAGAGTGTTGCTACTATAGCTATAGTAACTCCTATACTTGCATTGGGACTACCTATATTTGATACTACATTCGCAATATTAAGAAGACTTATAGATAAAAAACCTATTATGGAAGCAGATAGAGGACATTTACATCATAGATTATTAGATAAAGGATTAAGTCAAAGACAAACTGTACTGGTATTATATATTATAAGTGTTATACTTGGAGCATCAGCTATAGTTATAGCTAAAGTTAATCCAGGAAGTGGTATATTAATAATATCATTCTTAGCTGTATTAGCAATTATTTCTATGACTAGATTTGGAATAGTGAATAGTAGGAAGAATCATAGAAGTAAATAA
- a CDS encoding AtpZ/AtpI family protein, translating into MIKLKINNKSKILENVALISQIGISMIVPILGGVLLGKFIDDKLGINLVFLTIFTVFGIATSFHTLFKLAGKDIRKKRK; encoded by the coding sequence GTGATAAAATTGAAAATAAATAACAAGTCGAAGATACTCGAAAATGTAGCTCTTATTTCTCAAATAGGTATATCCATGATTGTTCCCATATTAGGAGGAGTACTACTAGGAAAGTTTATAGATGATAAACTAGGAATAAATCTAGTATTTTTGACTATATTTACTGTTTTTGGTATAGCGACATCTTTTCATACCTTATTCAAGTTAGCTGGCAAAGATATAAGAAAGAAAAGGAAGTGA
- a CDS encoding ATP synthase subunit I — MGLGKNYCETITKRSVIVMLIGTGLILLLFKDPKSYIYGLIFGGSINILNFRLMSISVRKSVNMSQNSAKRHTINNYMIRYLIYGLVLTIAALADYINLYTTIMSMFIVKIVIISDSFYDILAGKIRKRENNDI, encoded by the coding sequence TTGGGCTTAGGAAAAAATTACTGTGAAACTATAACTAAAAGAAGTGTTATAGTTATGCTTATAGGTACAGGTCTTATACTTTTATTATTTAAAGATCCAAAGTCTTATATATATGGCCTAATATTTGGTGGTAGTATAAATATTTTAAACTTTAGATTAATGTCAATAAGTGTAAGAAAATCAGTCAATATGTCACAGAATTCAGCTAAAAGGCATACCATTAATAATTACATGATTAGATATCTAATATATGGATTAGTACTCACAATAGCTGCTTTAGCAGATTATATTAATTTATATACAACGATCATGTCAATGTTCATTGTAAAAATAGTCATCATTTCAGATTCTTTTTATGACATTTTAGCAGGAAAAATTAGAAAAAGGGAGAATAATGATATTTAA